The Geobacter sp. AOG2 genome includes a window with the following:
- a CDS encoding NAD-dependent epimerase/dehydratase family protein, producing the protein MTIAHKIKNLQGPILVLGGSGFIGANLVRALLAHRDDVYGTTSTFDAWRLEDLPERNKVVVDLLVDADLESLFAEIAPRTVFNCVSYGGYSFETDFQLIYRTNFNLTTRLLHLMERLSISCYVHSGSSSEYGDNSSGPEESAPFEPNSDYAVSKVSSAALINYFGRKKRFPCANLRLYSVYGPQEDSSRLIPTVIRHGVAGDYPDFVHPDISRDFIYIDDVVEAFVATALNLREEDYGASFNIGSGCKTTIADIAATAKDLFGIDHEPQFSSMPDRIWDVSDWFANPDKAARRLDWRPRTGLREGLGKMVGWYRSLPDPEKYHLSSKQFSLDTTHSVTAVIACYKDNQAIPIMYQRLKDTFAKLKIDYEIIFVNDNSPDDSEEVIRAITRRDKRVTGISHSRNFGSQAAFRSGMEIASKNACVLLDGDLQDPPELIEQFVAKWREGYDVVYGCRVKREATLFMRVAYKLFYRVFDAFSYLTIPHDAGDFSLIDKKVVQCLLQFPERDLFLRGIRAFVGFRQTGVDYVRPERMFGVTTNSLFKNIGWAKKGILSFSNTPLNILSFAGTILFIISIMLGLGQIASRLLFPGLAPKGVTTMLLLILFFGSINLFAVGIIGEYIAKIFEEVKQRPLFIRKNLVRDGEVRNFSVGRRQN; encoded by the coding sequence ATGACCATCGCCCACAAGATAAAAAACCTCCAGGGACCGATCCTCGTCCTCGGCGGCAGCGGTTTCATCGGCGCCAATTTGGTGCGCGCTCTCCTGGCACACCGGGATGACGTGTACGGAACTACCTCCACCTTCGACGCCTGGCGCCTGGAAGATCTGCCGGAACGAAACAAGGTCGTGGTGGATCTGCTGGTGGACGCCGACCTGGAGAGCCTCTTTGCCGAGATCGCCCCCCGGACCGTTTTCAACTGCGTCTCTTATGGCGGCTATTCCTTTGAAACCGATTTCCAGCTTATCTACCGGACGAACTTCAACCTGACCACGAGGCTGCTACACCTGATGGAGAGACTCTCGATCTCCTGTTACGTCCATTCGGGCAGTTCTTCCGAGTACGGAGACAACAGCTCCGGCCCGGAAGAGTCCGCTCCCTTTGAACCCAACAGCGACTACGCGGTATCCAAGGTTTCCAGCGCCGCCCTCATCAACTACTTTGGCCGCAAGAAGCGGTTCCCCTGCGCCAACCTCCGGCTCTATTCGGTTTATGGTCCGCAGGAGGACTCCTCGCGCCTGATCCCCACCGTCATCCGCCACGGCGTGGCAGGAGACTACCCGGACTTCGTCCATCCCGACATCTCCCGCGACTTCATCTATATCGACGACGTGGTCGAAGCCTTCGTGGCCACCGCCCTCAACCTCCGGGAGGAGGACTACGGCGCGTCCTTCAACATAGGCAGCGGCTGCAAGACGACCATCGCCGACATCGCTGCGACGGCCAAGGACCTGTTCGGGATCGATCACGAACCACAGTTTTCCTCCATGCCCGACCGCATCTGGGATGTCAGCGACTGGTTCGCCAACCCCGACAAAGCCGCACGGCGACTGGATTGGCGGCCACGGACCGGGCTGCGCGAAGGCCTCGGCAAGATGGTCGGCTGGTATCGTTCCCTCCCCGACCCGGAGAAATACCACCTTTCTTCGAAACAGTTCAGCCTCGACACCACCCACAGCGTGACAGCCGTTATTGCCTGCTACAAGGACAACCAGGCCATCCCGATCATGTACCAACGCCTGAAGGATACCTTTGCCAAGCTCAAGATCGACTACGAGATCATCTTTGTCAACGACAACAGCCCGGACGACAGCGAAGAGGTCATCCGCGCCATTACGCGGCGGGACAAACGGGTCACCGGTATCTCCCATTCCCGCAATTTCGGTTCCCAGGCAGCCTTCCGCAGCGGTATGGAGATCGCGTCCAAGAATGCCTGCGTGCTGCTGGACGGCGATCTGCAGGACCCGCCCGAACTTATCGAACAATTCGTGGCCAAATGGCGCGAAGGCTACGACGTGGTCTATGGCTGCCGGGTCAAACGGGAGGCAACCCTGTTCATGCGGGTGGCATACAAGCTGTTCTACCGGGTTTTCGACGCCTTTTCCTATCTCACCATACCCCACGACGCCGGCGATTTCTCGCTGATCGACAAGAAGGTCGTGCAGTGCCTGCTGCAATTCCCCGAACGCGACCTGTTCCTGCGAGGGATCCGGGCCTTCGTCGGCTTCCGGCAGACCGGCGTCGACTATGTCCGGCCGGAACGGATGTTCGGCGTCACCACCAACAGCCTCTTCAAGAATATCGGCTGGGCCAAGAAGGGTATCCTCTCCTTCAGCAATACCCCGCTGAACATCCTGAGCTTTGCCGGTACGATCCTCTTTATCATCTCGATCATGCTGGGGCTCGGACAGATAGCGAGCCGCCTCCTGTTCCCCGGGCTTGCCCCCAAAGGCGTAACCACCATGCTGCTCCTGATCCTTTTCTTCGGCTCGATCAATCTCTTTGCCGTAGGAATCATCGGCGAATACATCGCCAAGATATTCGAAGAGGTCAAACAGAGACCGCTGTTCATCCGTAAAAACCTGGTCCGGGACGGGGAAGTGCGAAACTTCTCCGTTGGCCGGCGCCAAAACTAA